The genomic window TAGTTCTACTTCTTATTCGGCAGATAAAGAAAATGTGTATTATATAACTGAAAAAATAGAAGGGTCTGACCCGCAGACTTTTCAGATATTTCACCATAGTCTTGCTAAAGATGATAAAGCTGTATACTGGCAGGGGAAGCAAATGAGCGGAGCCGATGCCCGGACTTTTGAGTATCTAGGAGGATCTTACTCTAAAGACAAAAATAATATTTATGTGCAGGAAAAAATAATAAACGGTGTAGATAAAAAGACTTTTGAAATGATTGATTCAGCTATATCAAAAGATAAGAATAATGTATATTATAAAAATTTGATAATAGACGGAGCAGATTCTGAGAGTTTTGAGGTATTGGTATGCGGGGAAGTTATAGAACCAAAATCGCTGGAAAAGAAATCAGAGGTAAAAAAGTGTTTGGTGGAGTATAGGGATAAAAACTATATTTATGAGAATTTTCAGATAGAAAACGGGAAATTGAATGTGATAAAGAAGGATAGATAAATACAAACATGCATACATTAATGTTTTTTGGAAGTTATTGTTAAATAAATAGATGCGTTAGAGAAAAGTGGGGGAATAAAAAAAGATTGAGTCCTATACAATATAGAATTCAATCCTTACAGGCTCTTTTGAAATAGCTGTTCAATTTTTAGGTGTTACTTTAATTTATATCCTTTTTGATGTTTTTTATAAAATAATTTTATATTGTCAATTAAAAAAAATAAAAAAATAAAAAATAAAATTGTTAATGGAAAGATAATGAAAGTATTTTGTGTGTATTTAGAGCAATAATACATAAAAAAAGTATGGAATAAGTATATAAATAAAGAATTTTTTCCAATAATATTTATAAAAGGAATATTAATGTTTTTATTTTTCAAACAAAATATAAAAATCAAAAAAACTAATGGTAAAGTTGATAAAAGAAAGTTACTTCCAAGTGCATTTTTAAAATAATTAATGCTAATATACTTTTCTAACATGGATAATCCAGAAAAAATAAAAATTAATGGAATAATGGAACGATTTTTAAACTCAACCAAAATATCACTATATTGGTAAGAAAGAAAACCCAACATTACGAATATTAATGTAAAAAAAATTATAGTTCGAAATGGAAAATTTAAGTTTAAAAAATTATAATAACTTTCATTTTTACCAAATAAAGACATTATGTATAAAGGTAAAGAAACGAATAAAATTATTTTATTAATGGAGAAAAAGTTGGAAAAATAAAGAATAAAAATATCCCAAAATAAAGCAACTAAGAACCAAAAATTTAGCATAAGACCAAACCAAAATAGTCCTGAAAAAGTGATTGTGGGAACTTTAAAAATAAAGACAACATAAATAAGATAAGCTATTAAATATGTCAATAATATTTTTGTTTCATACTTTATAAAATATCTGAAATTATTAATATGTTTGGCATATAAAAAACCAGAAATGATCAAAAAGCATGGGACTGCTATTCTCGTAATAGGATCAAATAAAAAATAATAATATTCAAATTTATTAATGAATCCAGAGTGAATCATTATAACAAAAATAGAGGCTATGCCTTTTAAAAAATCAAAAGAATTAATACGTTTATTCATAAATACTCCTAATATAATTTTTTAATTAATTATATCGTGAATTAATTTAAAGGAGAAATAAAAAATGAAAATATATATTGAAAATAAAGTAGCATCATTAGATAAAAAAAATGTAGTTTAGAAAAGATAATACGGAATTATTGACAAAAATTGAAGAAAAAAGTTACCAAATAGAAAAAATAAATTATAAATTGTGTAGAAAAAAATTATAACTTAAATCTTATTGATTTTTATTAGAATGAATATAAACAAAACAGTTAGAAATATAAAATATTTTAAGAACCTGTAAAAGAGTTTTTTTATAATCTTCACATAGATGTCATAGTTATGCGATAAGATGTAATAAAGAATTAGACCAGTTATAAAATGTCAAGGAAAAAAAGAAGAATTTTTAAATAAAAAAATGAGTATCACAAAATAGACAG from Sebaldella sp. S0638 includes these protein-coding regions:
- a CDS encoding acyltransferase, with product MNKRINSFDFLKGIASIFVIMIHSGFINKFEYYYFLFDPITRIAVPCFLIISGFLYAKHINNFRYFIKYETKILLTYLIAYLIYVVFIFKVPTITFSGLFWFGLMLNFWFLVALFWDIFILYFSNFFSINKIILFVSLPLYIMSLFGKNESYYNFLNLNFPFRTIIFFTLIFVMLGFLSYQYSDILVEFKNRSIIPLIFIFSGLSMLEKYISINYFKNALGSNFLLSTLPLVFLIFIFCLKNKNINIPFINIIGKNSLFIYLFHTFFMYYCSKYTQNTFIIFPLTILFFIFLFFLIDNIKLFYKKHQKGYKLK
- a CDS encoding DKNYY domain-containing protein, coding for MIRGRNYILFVFIVLVMNISCSKNEINPAYNGKSRYKTAGNAIYYEKNILESVDPASFVILNEYYAKDKNNIYWKGKKIDGIDADSFKILDIHYSKDKNHVYGFYAVEVEGADPESFEVLGDAYAKDKVSVYWDSKKLEGADPSTFKRLSHPSSTSYSADKENVYYITEKIEGSDPQTFQIFHHSLAKDDKAVYWQGKQMSGADARTFEYLGGSYSKDKNNIYVQEKIINGVDKKTFEMIDSAISKDKNNVYYKNLIIDGADSESFEVLVCGEVIEPKSLEKKSEVKKCLVEYRDKNYIYENFQIENGKLNVIKKDR